In Drosophila subpulchrella strain 33 F10 #4 breed RU33 chromosome X, RU_Dsub_v1.1 Primary Assembly, whole genome shotgun sequence, the DNA window GCAGATCAACCTGAAGCAATCGATTGGCAAGCACCGGGCTAATCAGCATGCCGCCCGCAAGGATGTGATCACCATGACGCTGGAAAAGGAGCGCAATGAATTCCGCACCGGCGGCCTGGAACTGGTCAACCTCTGCGATCCGCTCAAGTTAAAAATGCTGCGCGACTGGGACGGCAGTGCCCTGAGTGTGCAGCACCTGAAACTCGACCTGGTCTCGCACAACATGCTGCAGCGGCTCAAGGTGCAGTCCGGGAATAAGGAAACCACCAGCGAGCAAATGgaaacataaaataaataagaaatacaaattcaTTTGTTGACATTTGCATTTGGCTGTTTTGCAACACTGCCTGTTATCGATTGGCCACAGCTGTTCTACGTGGCAGAGTTGTCATGCTGTTCTTCGTTTTAGAACACGTGACAAACTATAGATATCGGGTGTGGATTAAAattaatcatttaattttattctttGTATTTTACTTTAATTACTATTGTGAACAAATGTGTAacctcaaactaaaataatGTATGTTACGTTTTTTCACAATGAATTTTCGTTTCCATGTGTAattatttttcatataatttttaaattcttaaagCAAATATCAAGTTTTTAATCCCGAAGTTTCcacaatttttcaaaataatgtaaaTATTCTCAAAGCAAACATAGGAACAATATTTTTAAGCTATTCTtaattaactgaaatttatttaataaatttgaaaGTTAGAAACGATACTCCTTATAGTAGTTTTACCGATACCTTAGCAAGCATCTCGATATCTGTTGGCCACTTGACAACCCTGTTCGGTGAACTTGAATTTAGATATTTTTGTGTGCGCGATTAACCGAATTGTGGTGAAATATCCGTCTCGAAACGtgagttttattatataaacAAACGTGAGGTGTTCAGTAACGCCCGGACTATTGATACCCAGCAGTTTTGACCAAACCTCCACTGAAGAATGGGCAACAGCGCGTCCCAGGGAGTCGCGGCTCCCAGTGTTTCGGCCGCCCAACCGGTGGCCACTGCATCCTCATCCGGAACCGCATCCGGCGAGAAGCCCAAGTGCAAGGCCTGTTGCGCCTGTCCGGAGACCAAGAGGGCACGTGACGCCTGGTGAGTGTGCCAACCCCTTTCCCCTCGCAACCAATGACGCAACCTTATAACTCCAACTCTCAATCTCCTCCAGCATTGTGGAGAACGGCGAGGAGAACTGCTCCGCACTCATCGAGGCGCACAAGAAGTGCATGCGCGATGCCGGCTTCAATATCTAGACGTCCTGGATGACGCGGCCATTAGGGTACTTAGTAGACCTGCAGACCCCCAGTTTAACACCCGGATGCCCAGCCCCTTCcactgtttgtttttgttgcatCTCAAGCTAATTATAGAACTAAATTAATTGAAAGCCGAACGATTTGTAATTTTCTTGTTCGAAGATGGTGCGTAGTTCCTTTTGAATAGTTTTCCCAGCAATATGGTCTTAAATTGTTCAGGAAGAGTTTCagattttaatgttgttttttGCTGAATGTTAAGCTAATCTTAGAGCTAAATTAATGGAAACATTTGGTCAAGTCATGTTTGTTGGTAGGTCTTTCATTTAACTTGTAATGACTATGCAAATAATGTTTAgatcgttattattttatgagttgatttttatatataaccAAAAGAAACCCTTAAAACTTGATAGccaatacaattttaatagTAAATAATAGTAGTATAGTACAGCTCGACATCTAGATGGTTTAATCTTAATTTATTGTTCATTGTGTGCCAATGTATAACTACAATTTCGTCTTCTATAAATCATTGAACTAAATTAGATCCCTACAAACTCATTTGGAACCGATTCTCAATTAAAACTTCAAGATCTGTAATCG includes these proteins:
- the LOC119556068 gene encoding translation machinery-associated protein 16 homolog; the protein is MTNLRKELEKCKHPNSRKTKALGKKARRQNNKHKVRLGHAIKSNLTGEKLSWFLGQIDEGRTEPLSPQELEDLIELYFTRFDEELEQINLKQSIGKHRANQHAARKDVITMTLEKERNEFRTGGLELVNLCDPLKLKMLRDWDGSALSVQHLKLDLVSHNMLQRLKVQSGNKETTSEQMET
- the LOC119556071 gene encoding cytochrome c oxidase copper chaperone → MGNSASQGVAAPSVSAAQPVATASSSGTASGEKPKCKACCACPETKRARDACIVENGEENCSALIEAHKKCMRDAGFNI